From the Halorhabdus utahensis DSM 12940 genome, one window contains:
- a CDS encoding helix-turn-helix domain-containing protein, with translation MRYLRARLDLPAELHHPMQEFLRESDRMEREELLTWNVLPGRDVEYALFYAVGDRAAYREAIDDVDSIPEYTLTPIDDESFYIYVCQETREEERVWRTVFADLNLVVMPPIVYDSRARTHITVVGTDDSLSTLVEQLEAGPGVDVEVLELGDFDRRHGAIAGQLTGRQLELVETAAELGYYEVPRGASLEAVADAAGVARSTASTVLRRAESAVMGALVGA, from the coding sequence ATGCGATACCTCCGTGCCAGGCTGGACCTGCCGGCGGAGTTGCACCATCCGATGCAGGAGTTCCTCCGGGAGAGCGACCGCATGGAGCGCGAGGAGTTGCTGACCTGGAACGTCCTGCCCGGCCGCGACGTCGAGTACGCGCTGTTCTACGCGGTCGGCGACCGGGCAGCCTATCGCGAGGCGATCGACGACGTCGACTCGATTCCCGAGTACACGCTGACGCCAATCGACGATGAAAGCTTCTACATCTACGTCTGCCAGGAGACTCGCGAGGAAGAGCGGGTCTGGCGAACGGTCTTCGCCGACCTGAACCTCGTTGTCATGCCGCCGATCGTCTACGACAGCCGCGCCCGAACCCACATCACGGTCGTCGGCACCGACGACTCGCTGAGCACCCTCGTCGAGCAGCTGGAGGCGGGTCCGGGCGTCGACGTCGAGGTGCTGGAGTTGGGTGACTTCGACCGCAGACACGGGGCGATCGCCGGCCAGTTGACCGGTCGTCAGCTCGAACTCGTCGAGACCGCCGCCGAACTCGGATACTACGAAGTGCCCCGAGGGGCGTCGCTGGAGGCGGTCGCCGACGCGGCGGGCGTCGCGCGCAGCACGGCCTCGACGGTTCTCCGACGGGCGGAATCGGCGGTGATGGGGGCGCTGGTCGGGGCCTAA
- the ilvD gene encoding dihydroxy-acid dehydratase, with protein sequence MADSPKEGLRSAEVTEGADRAPHRSLFRAAGLSDEEIHNPHIGIANSWNEIVPGHVHLDELAEYVKEGVREAGGTPLEFNTIAVDDGIAMGHEGMRSSLPSREVIADSVELMANAHQFDGIVALASCDKIVPGMLMAIARLDIPAIVVTGGHMAAGEFEDEPADLVTVFEGVSQYEEGEMTDDELYELECNACPGEGSCAGMFTANTMACVTETLGLSWTECATHGATDERKFEIARESGRQILDLVQKDVRPSEFLTREAFENAVAVDLALGGSTNTMLHIPAIAQEAGLDITLTDFEEIAARTTHLAHMSPAGPWRMEHLREDGGLPALYRRIEDLLHLDLPTVDEKTIGERMEAGDEPGEVIQPRDDPVHAEGGLSVLRGNLAPEGAVVKSGAMDEDMHQFEGRARVFESQQAMLDAYDEGAIEPGDFVVIRYEGPKGGPGMPEMLEPTSKISGSPRLSGEVALLTDGRFSGGTRGAAIGHASPEAAAGGPIGLVEEGDTIRIDVDEGVLSLEVSDDELRERAADWEPPELEASGNLERFAAMATSAATGGVLEVPDLPTPSIQVPSDGTSTPADD encoded by the coding sequence ATGGCCGACTCACCAAAAGAGGGGCTCCGGAGTGCGGAGGTCACCGAGGGGGCCGACCGTGCGCCCCATCGATCGCTGTTTCGTGCGGCGGGACTGAGCGACGAGGAGATACATAATCCCCACATCGGGATCGCCAACTCCTGGAACGAGATCGTCCCCGGCCACGTCCACCTGGACGAACTCGCCGAATACGTCAAGGAAGGCGTCCGCGAGGCCGGCGGGACGCCCCTGGAGTTCAACACCATCGCCGTCGACGACGGCATCGCGATGGGTCACGAGGGCATGCGCTCCTCGCTGCCCTCCCGGGAAGTCATCGCCGACTCGGTCGAACTCATGGCCAACGCCCACCAGTTCGACGGTATCGTCGCGCTCGCGTCCTGCGATAAAATCGTCCCTGGCATGTTGATGGCGATCGCACGCCTCGATATTCCGGCGATCGTCGTCACTGGCGGACACATGGCCGCCGGCGAATTCGAGGACGAACCGGCCGACCTCGTCACCGTCTTCGAGGGCGTCAGCCAGTACGAGGAGGGCGAGATGACCGACGACGAACTCTACGAACTCGAGTGCAACGCCTGTCCGGGCGAGGGATCCTGTGCCGGGATGTTCACCGCGAACACGATGGCCTGCGTCACGGAGACGCTCGGACTCTCCTGGACAGAATGTGCGACCCACGGTGCGACCGACGAGCGCAAGTTCGAGATCGCCCGCGAGTCCGGTCGGCAGATTCTCGACCTCGTCCAGAAGGACGTCCGCCCCTCGGAGTTCCTGACGCGGGAGGCCTTCGAGAACGCCGTCGCCGTCGACCTGGCCCTCGGTGGCTCGACCAACACCATGCTCCACATCCCGGCCATCGCCCAGGAGGCGGGCCTGGACATCACGCTCACCGATTTCGAGGAGATCGCGGCACGAACGACTCACCTCGCACACATGAGTCCCGCCGGCCCCTGGCGGATGGAGCACCTGCGCGAGGATGGCGGATTGCCCGCGCTCTATCGTCGGATCGAGGATCTCCTCCACCTCGATCTTCCCACCGTCGACGAGAAAACCATCGGCGAGCGCATGGAGGCAGGCGACGAACCCGGTGAGGTCATCCAGCCGCGCGACGACCCGGTCCACGCTGAGGGCGGCCTGTCAGTGCTCCGGGGGAACCTCGCGCCCGAGGGTGCCGTCGTGAAGTCCGGCGCGATGGACGAGGACATGCACCAGTTCGAAGGCCGTGCGCGGGTCTTTGAGTCTCAGCAGGCGATGCTCGATGCCTACGACGAGGGCGCGATCGAGCCCGGCGACTTCGTGGTCATCCGGTACGAGGGCCCGAAGGGCGGCCCCGGGATGCCCGAGATGCTCGAACCGACCTCGAAGATCAGCGGGTCACCGCGTCTCTCGGGCGAAGTCGCGCTGCTGACCGACGGTCGCTTCTCGGGCGGCACGCGCGGCGCGGCCATCGGCCACGCCAGTCCCGAGGCGGCCGCGGGCGGCCCGATCGGGCTCGTCGAAGAGGGTGACACCATTCGGATCGACGTCGACGAGGGCGTGCTGTCGCTGGAGGTCTCGGACGACGAACTTCGCGAGCGCGCTGCGGACTGGGAACCGCCGGAACTCGAGGCAAGCGGGAATCTCGAACGGTTCGCCGCGATGGCAACCAGCGCCGCCACTGGTGGGGTCTTGGAAGTGCCGGACCTGCCGACGCCGTCGATCCAGGTGCCGTCCGATGGCACGTCGACACCGGCGGACGACTGA